The proteins below come from a single bacterium genomic window:
- a CDS encoding acetylxylan esterase: protein MRFPRSIALTALAALLTVFAINGAATAQELRVFRSQMPYEDDLMCRQLYEYLTVIARGCLEQQDREIQALVTPEDIAARKALVRERIMDCLGPFPERTELKARTTGSFEREGYRVENVLFQSRPGFYVTGNLYIPTVGAKPFPAVLGVNGHTLNGKAGETYQHIWIGLARKGYVVFTFDPPGQGERFMYWNQDLGESLVQGTTPEHTMAGIQCLLTGSNAANYFVWDEIRALDYLIGRPEVDPRRVAVTGNSGGGMQSAYLGALDDRLAACIPNCYLNSWEQLWTTLGPQDAEQNMLPFVGSGLDFVDYILPFAPRPYQMNLAIQDFFSIVGARHTYEKASRIYGILGAGDNLRKVEYDSGHGYWQPMREQLYGFLNNRFKGGPDAPDPEPPITVELDRTLQVTPTGQVMTSYPDSRTIDQLNAQYARTVRYKAVIPATAGAFPAFREDILARVRRATAFQKADNPLDIQYRGSLDQGGMKVEMLTYCSEPGITIPALLFRPASGEATGPAVLYAADENKAYDAASEIAALVAAGHIVLAPDVRGKGELARGYIEVNDTFAQWFARDWQIALMGLQVKKPLVGMRALDLVRAVDVLTGWEKTKAARVVAVGRGSGCIPLLHAAVLDERIEAVVLDGGLVSWESMLNSHLHRQQLDNVVLGVYREYDLPLLAAALAPRPLMLVGPADAMGHPVPPDSARAGFTQAAACYRLLGAAGMPAVAERPAGVRLAQACATLLNGK from the coding sequence ATGAGATTCCCCCGATCCATCGCACTGACAGCTCTGGCCGCGCTCCTGACGGTTTTCGCGATTAACGGAGCAGCGACCGCCCAGGAGCTGCGTGTTTTCCGCTCGCAGATGCCGTACGAGGACGACCTGATGTGCCGCCAGCTTTACGAGTATCTGACCGTCATCGCCCGGGGCTGCCTGGAGCAGCAGGACCGTGAGATACAGGCCCTTGTCACCCCGGAGGACATCGCCGCCCGCAAGGCCCTGGTGCGCGAGCGGATCATGGACTGCCTGGGGCCGTTCCCGGAGCGCACCGAGCTCAAGGCCCGCACCACCGGCTCGTTCGAGCGCGAGGGCTACCGGGTGGAAAACGTGCTGTTCCAGAGCCGCCCGGGCTTCTATGTCACCGGCAACCTCTACATTCCCACGGTGGGGGCCAAGCCTTTCCCGGCCGTGCTGGGGGTCAACGGGCACACGCTCAACGGCAAGGCCGGCGAGACCTACCAGCACATCTGGATCGGACTGGCGCGCAAGGGTTACGTGGTGTTCACCTTCGACCCGCCGGGCCAGGGCGAGCGTTTCATGTACTGGAACCAGGACCTGGGCGAAAGCCTGGTCCAGGGCACCACGCCCGAGCACACCATGGCCGGCATCCAGTGCCTGCTGACCGGCTCCAACGCGGCCAATTACTTTGTCTGGGACGAGATACGCGCCCTGGACTACCTGATAGGCCGTCCCGAGGTGGACCCCAGGCGCGTGGCCGTGACCGGCAACTCGGGTGGCGGGATGCAGAGCGCCTACCTGGGCGCCCTGGACGACCGCCTGGCCGCCTGCATCCCCAACTGCTACCTGAACTCCTGGGAGCAGCTCTGGACCACTCTGGGACCGCAGGACGCCGAGCAGAACATGCTGCCCTTTGTCGGCTCGGGCCTGGATTTCGTGGACTACATCCTGCCGTTCGCCCCGCGGCCCTACCAGATGAACCTGGCGATCCAGGACTTCTTCAGCATCGTCGGGGCGCGCCACACCTATGAGAAAGCCAGCCGCATCTACGGTATCCTGGGGGCCGGGGACAACCTGCGCAAGGTGGAGTACGACAGCGGCCACGGCTACTGGCAGCCGATGCGCGAGCAGCTGTACGGCTTCCTGAACAACCGTTTCAAGGGCGGGCCGGACGCGCCGGACCCTGAGCCGCCGATCACGGTGGAGCTGGACCGCACCCTGCAGGTGACTCCCACCGGCCAGGTGATGACCAGCTACCCGGACAGCCGCACCATCGACCAGCTCAACGCCCAATATGCACGCACAGTACGCTACAAGGCGGTAATTCCCGCCACGGCCGGGGCGTTCCCGGCTTTCCGCGAGGACATACTGGCCCGGGTGCGCCGGGCAACCGCGTTCCAGAAAGCCGACAACCCTCTGGATATCCAGTACCGCGGCAGCCTGGACCAGGGCGGGATGAAAGTGGAGATGCTCACCTACTGCAGCGAGCCGGGGATCACGATCCCGGCCCTGCTGTTCCGGCCGGCCTCGGGCGAGGCCACGGGGCCGGCGGTGCTCTACGCCGCGGATGAGAACAAGGCCTATGACGCCGCCAGCGAGATCGCGGCCCTGGTGGCCGCCGGGCACATCGTGCTGGCGCCGGACGTGCGCGGCAAGGGTGAGCTGGCGCGGGGGTACATCGAGGTCAACGACACGTTCGCCCAGTGGTTCGCGCGCGACTGGCAGATCGCCCTGATGGGCCTGCAGGTGAAAAAGCCGCTGGTGGGCATGCGCGCCCTGGATCTGGTCCGGGCGGTGGATGTGCTGACCGGCTGGGAGAAGACCAAGGCCGCGCGGGTGGTGGCGGTGGGACGCGGCTCGGGCTGCATTCCGCTGCTTCACGCCGCGGTGCTGGATGAGAGGATCGAGGCCGTGGTGCTGGACGGCGGCCTGGTTTCGTGGGAGTCGATGCTGAACTCGCACCTGCACCGTCAGCAACTGGACAACGTGGTCCTTGGAGTCTACCGCGAGTATGACCTTCCGCTGCTGGCTGCGGCGCTGGCCCCGCGTCCGCTGATGCTGGTGGGCCCGGCCGATGCGATGGGCCACCCGGTGCCGCCGGACAGCGCGCGCGCCGGTTTCACCCAGGCCGCCGCCTGCTACCGTCTGCTGGGAGCCGCCGGGATGCCCGCGGTGGCCGAGCGACCGGCCGGAGTGCGGCTGGCCCAGGCCTGCGCCACGCTGCTGAACGGCAAATAA
- the secF gene encoding protein translocase subunit SecF yields MLELVKNPNFDFIGFRKIALWASLTVIVLTMLILALRGGPRYGIDFTGGAAITFSFQQEVSAEEVRQALAAAGEKSYEVTHFGDKRHVLVRLKVLDTTRDYLTPIQQQFDQRFQGNTYTVDQNDLVGPKIGTELREKALLALLFSWIGIIIYISIRFEAESFLGVLGTLVFGLIVLSISQAKAVLSSDILTLLLMAGSLAVMAYICVKFNFKYAVGAIAALIHDVFFTLGLLTLMNVEVDLTIIAALLTIVGYSLNDTIVLFDRVREEYPKERKHLPMDTIINNCVNHVLSRTIITAGTTLLAVIVLLFFGGEVIRPFALAMTIGIIVGTYSSIYISAPVLIYWQEKFGKGQELAGKKVQA; encoded by the coding sequence ATGCTTGAACTCGTCAAGAACCCGAATTTCGATTTCATCGGCTTCCGTAAGATCGCCCTCTGGGCCTCGCTGACCGTGATCGTGCTGACCATGCTGATCCTGGCCCTTCGCGGCGGCCCGCGCTACGGGATCGATTTCACCGGAGGCGCGGCCATAACGTTCTCATTCCAGCAGGAGGTCAGCGCCGAGGAAGTACGCCAGGCCCTGGCCGCCGCGGGCGAGAAGTCGTACGAGGTGACCCATTTCGGCGACAAGCGCCACGTGCTGGTCCGTCTGAAGGTGCTCGACACCACCCGTGACTACCTGACCCCGATCCAACAGCAGTTCGACCAGCGTTTCCAAGGCAACACCTACACCGTGGACCAGAACGACCTGGTGGGGCCTAAGATCGGGACCGAGTTGCGTGAGAAAGCCCTTCTGGCCCTGCTGTTCTCCTGGATCGGCATCATCATCTACATCTCGATCCGTTTCGAGGCCGAAAGTTTCCTGGGAGTGCTGGGCACGCTGGTCTTCGGGCTGATCGTGCTGTCGATCAGTCAAGCCAAGGCGGTCCTCAGCTCCGACATCCTGACCCTGCTGCTGATGGCCGGCTCGCTGGCGGTAATGGCATATATTTGCGTTAAATTCAATTTCAAATATGCGGTCGGGGCCATCGCGGCCCTGATCCACGACGTGTTTTTCACGCTCGGGCTGCTGACCCTGATGAACGTCGAGGTGGACCTTACCATCATCGCCGCGCTTCTGACCATCGTGGGCTACTCGCTCAACGACACGATCGTGCTGTTCGACCGGGTGCGCGAGGAATATCCCAAGGAGCGCAAGCACCTGCCGATGGACACCATCATCAACAACTGCGTCAACCATGTCCTGTCGCGCACGATCATCACGGCCGGCACCACGCTGCTGGCCGTGATCGTGCTGCTGTTCTTCGGCGGCGAGGTGATCCGCCCGTTCGCCCTGGCCATGACCATCGGCATCATCGTGGGGACCTACTCCTCGATCTACATCTCGGCCCCGGTGCTGATCTACTGGCAGGAGAAATTCGGCAAGGGACAGGAGCTGGCGGGTAAAAAAGTCCAGGCCTGA
- the secD gene encoding protein translocase subunit SecD, with translation MTKNIRFRLIVVLAILIGTLYYLYPTIYLISLSPQKKEMMALSDPQRLEDLEKRSIKLGLDLQGGMHMVLELDKSKINMNGSEAKDAIDRALEIIRTRVDQFGVSEPLIQKAGDERIVVELAGIVDTSRARALVQQSAYLEFKLVKPQAEFLQVLRQADEVVRENNLYVLSDRTPAGQAQPAVGEAKDKSFNPSDLFNKNTSSDTSAQAPDSTAAKSDSSAAAADTSSESLLPGETAAADARQAPVSHLFASVPMRGAGQQPEGELLVPVNNIPLIKAYLAKPQVWQTVQNAEVAGSIDFTRYKSSGEDPEPDTLDVEWGDDATDYVGPDGTQYKRIFLMKKKPEMTGQFLADASATLGSGNDVETANKPLVLMTLTSAGADSFEVITERFLQRDLAIVLDNIVKFAPRIISRIPDGHAQITGVPTMDKARDLSIVLRAGALPAPLTLAESRTVGPSLGADSIQKGQFSAIVALIIVALFMLVYYRFSGMVANLALVFNMVMILAVLAGFNATLTLPGIAGLILTIGMAVDANVLIFERIREELRTGKSMRAAIDTGYERAFSTILDSNLTTFITAIVLFQFGTGPIKGFSVTLSIGLAANMFTAVYFTRVIFDLWTARKSVKSISI, from the coding sequence ATGACTAAAAATATACGTTTCAGGCTGATCGTGGTCCTGGCTATCCTGATCGGCACGCTTTACTATCTGTACCCGACTATCTACCTGATCAGCCTCTCCCCGCAGAAAAAGGAGATGATGGCCCTGTCCGACCCACAGCGCCTCGAGGATCTCGAGAAACGCAGCATCAAGCTGGGGCTGGACCTGCAGGGCGGCATGCACATGGTGCTGGAGCTGGACAAAAGCAAGATCAACATGAACGGGAGCGAGGCCAAGGACGCAATCGACCGGGCCCTGGAAATCATCCGCACCCGCGTGGACCAGTTCGGCGTGAGCGAGCCGCTGATCCAGAAAGCCGGGGATGAGCGGATCGTGGTGGAGCTGGCCGGTATCGTGGACACCTCCCGCGCCCGCGCCCTGGTCCAGCAGAGCGCCTACCTCGAATTCAAGCTGGTCAAGCCCCAGGCCGAGTTCCTCCAGGTGTTGCGCCAGGCGGATGAGGTGGTGCGCGAGAACAATCTGTACGTGCTCTCCGACCGCACCCCCGCCGGTCAGGCTCAGCCTGCGGTCGGGGAGGCGAAGGACAAGTCTTTCAACCCGAGCGACCTGTTCAACAAGAACACCTCCTCCGACACCAGCGCCCAGGCCCCCGACAGTACGGCCGCCAAGTCCGACAGCTCGGCGGCGGCCGCGGACACGAGCAGCGAATCTCTCCTGCCCGGCGAGACCGCCGCGGCAGATGCTCGCCAGGCCCCGGTGAGCCACTTGTTCGCCTCGGTCCCGATGCGCGGGGCCGGCCAGCAGCCCGAGGGCGAGCTCCTGGTGCCGGTCAACAACATCCCGCTGATCAAGGCCTACCTGGCCAAGCCGCAGGTCTGGCAGACTGTCCAGAACGCCGAGGTGGCCGGGTCGATCGATTTCACCCGCTACAAGAGTTCGGGCGAAGACCCGGAGCCGGATACCCTGGATGTGGAGTGGGGGGATGACGCCACCGACTATGTCGGGCCGGACGGCACCCAGTACAAGCGTATCTTCTTGATGAAGAAAAAGCCCGAGATGACCGGCCAGTTCCTGGCGGACGCCAGCGCCACCCTGGGCAGCGGCAACGATGTCGAGACAGCCAACAAGCCGCTGGTGCTGATGACACTGACCAGCGCCGGCGCCGACAGTTTCGAGGTGATAACCGAGCGTTTCCTGCAGCGTGACCTGGCCATCGTGCTGGACAACATAGTCAAGTTCGCCCCGCGGATCATCTCACGCATTCCGGACGGCCATGCCCAGATCACCGGCGTGCCGACCATGGACAAGGCGCGCGACCTGTCGATCGTGCTGCGCGCCGGCGCATTGCCCGCCCCGCTGACCCTGGCCGAAAGCCGCACCGTGGGTCCCTCGCTGGGCGCGGACTCGATCCAGAAAGGCCAGTTCTCGGCTATCGTGGCCCTGATAATAGTGGCCCTGTTCATGCTGGTCTACTACCGGTTCAGCGGGATGGTGGCCAACCTGGCCCTGGTGTTCAACATGGTGATGATCCTGGCCGTGCTGGCCGGGTTCAACGCCACGCTCACCCTGCCCGGCATCGCCGGCCTGATCCTGACCATCGGTATGGCGGTGGACGCCAACGTGCTGATCTTCGAGCGCATCCGCGAGGAACTGCGCACCGGCAAATCGATGCGGGCGGCGATCGATACGGGTTACGAGCGGGCCTTCTCGACTATCCTCGACTCCAACCTGACCACTTTCATCACCGCGATCGTGCTATTCCAGTTCGGGACCGGCCCGATCAAGGGCTTCTCGGTCACTCTGAGCATCGGTCTGGCGGCGAACATGTTTACCGCCGTGTATTTTACCCGCGTGATTTTCGACCTCTGGACCGCACGCAAGAGTGTCAAGTCGATTTCGATATAA
- a CDS encoding radical SAM protein: MPRHFDTVYVHPEISAHPRTRRIVERAGAARVIELPVGAESLESLPPVENPKRSLALLPYRGARVEACPCSKAMRCCRYRVLQLVEGCPFDCAYCVLQGYLNRPATLVYPELEKALEELERDMAVERGHPSRYGTGELADSLALEELTGFVPELISFFAAHPGAWLELKTKSARVTELLSVPSVPSNVVVSWSVNAPTVCRGLEHGAAALGARLDAARKVLDAGYRLGFHFDPLIRFPDWEDQYRQTVERIYSFARPGDIAWISLGGLRYAPWLAPCLEGRGGAAAGLLEGELFPVPPDGKYRYPQPLRVQMYRHLHDCIRRFDNRAFVYLCLESETVWRWALGVELDPRDELAVERLFPAPPGRRT; the protein is encoded by the coding sequence ATGCCCCGGCATTTCGATACAGTGTACGTTCATCCCGAAATCTCCGCTCACCCGCGCACACGCAGGATCGTGGAGCGGGCCGGCGCGGCCCGGGTGATCGAGCTGCCTGTGGGTGCGGAGAGCCTGGAAAGCCTTCCGCCCGTGGAAAACCCCAAACGCAGCCTGGCCCTGTTGCCCTACCGCGGCGCGCGGGTGGAGGCCTGCCCCTGCTCCAAGGCCATGCGCTGCTGCCGCTACCGGGTGCTGCAGCTGGTGGAGGGCTGTCCCTTTGACTGCGCCTACTGCGTGCTGCAGGGCTACCTCAACCGTCCCGCCACCCTGGTCTACCCGGAACTGGAAAAGGCCCTGGAGGAATTGGAGCGGGACATGGCGGTCGAGCGGGGCCACCCATCCCGCTACGGCACCGGTGAGCTGGCCGACAGCCTGGCCCTGGAGGAGCTTACCGGTTTCGTACCGGAACTGATAAGCTTTTTCGCCGCGCACCCGGGGGCCTGGCTGGAGCTGAAGACCAAGAGCGCCCGGGTGACCGAACTGCTATCCGTGCCGTCTGTCCCGTCCAATGTGGTCGTGTCCTGGTCGGTCAACGCGCCGACTGTCTGCCGGGGGCTGGAGCACGGGGCCGCCGCGCTGGGGGCCCGGCTCGACGCGGCGCGCAAAGTTCTGGACGCCGGGTACAGACTGGGATTCCACTTCGACCCCCTGATACGCTTCCCGGACTGGGAGGACCAGTACCGGCAGACAGTCGAGCGTATCTACAGCTTCGCCCGTCCCGGGGATATCGCCTGGATCAGCCTGGGCGGCCTGCGCTATGCTCCCTGGCTGGCCCCGTGCCTGGAGGGGCGGGGTGGGGCCGCGGCGGGCCTTTTGGAGGGCGAGCTTTTCCCGGTGCCGCCGGACGGCAAGTACCGCTACCCGCAGCCGCTGCGGGTGCAGATGTACCGTCACCTGCACGACTGTATCCGGCGCTTCGACAACCGGGCGTTTGTCTACCTCTGCCTGGAGAGTGAAACTGTCTGGCGCTGGGCGCTGGGTGTGGAACTGGACCCGCGGGATGAGCTGGCCGTGGAGCGCCTGTTCCCAGCTCCGCCGGGCCGGAGGACCTGA
- a CDS encoding acetylxylan esterase yields MKAECSFVLFWLILALSLVPAALSAQEEEKANYDESKVPKYTLPDPLVCNDGAPVTDKAAWIEKRRPEILELFTEQVYGRAPGRTEKVSRTLLDSSLALGGAALRKQVDITLEQGGRTLTVGVLIYLPSNAPGPVPAFLGLNFGGNQTVSDDPGIILNTNWMRPSPDKGVVDNKATEASRGTASSRWDIPAILASGYALVTAYYGDIDPDYPDSFANGAHGLFQSPPPEPRPADAWGSLAAWAWGLSRILDYLETDSQIDSRHVVVLGHSRLGKTALWAGATDQRFAGVISNNSGCGGAALSRRAFGETVEIINTSFPHWFCGNFKQYNGHEDKLPVDQHELIALVAPRPVYVASATEDRWADPHGEFLALKAASPVYKLLTGDSLAAADWPAPDSPVRGRMAYHLRTGGHDVTPYDWAQYIRWADEYVKGK; encoded by the coding sequence ATGAAAGCGGAATGCAGCTTTGTCCTGTTCTGGCTGATCCTGGCCCTGAGCCTTGTCCCCGCGGCCCTGTCCGCGCAGGAGGAGGAAAAGGCCAATTACGACGAGTCCAAGGTGCCAAAGTACACTCTGCCCGATCCACTGGTCTGCAACGACGGCGCCCCGGTGACAGACAAGGCGGCCTGGATCGAAAAGAGGCGGCCGGAAATTCTGGAGCTTTTCACCGAACAGGTCTACGGCCGTGCGCCCGGGCGGACCGAAAAAGTGAGCCGTACGCTTCTCGACAGCAGTCTCGCCCTGGGCGGCGCCGCCCTGCGCAAGCAGGTGGATATTACATTGGAGCAGGGGGGCCGCACGCTCACTGTCGGTGTGCTGATCTACCTGCCATCGAATGCCCCCGGCCCGGTCCCGGCGTTCCTGGGCCTCAATTTCGGCGGCAACCAGACCGTGAGCGATGATCCCGGCATTATCCTCAACACCAACTGGATGCGCCCCAGCCCGGACAAGGGCGTGGTGGACAACAAGGCCACCGAGGCCTCCCGCGGGACCGCGTCCTCGCGCTGGGACATCCCGGCCATACTTGCAAGCGGCTACGCCCTGGTCACCGCCTACTACGGCGATATCGACCCGGACTATCCCGACAGTTTCGCCAACGGCGCGCACGGCCTGTTCCAGAGCCCGCCGCCCGAGCCGCGCCCGGCGGATGCCTGGGGCAGCCTCGCGGCCTGGGCCTGGGGCCTCAGCCGGATCCTGGATTACCTGGAAACCGACAGCCAGATTGACAGCCGGCACGTGGTGGTGCTGGGCCACTCCCGTCTGGGCAAGACCGCGCTCTGGGCCGGAGCGACCGACCAGCGTTTTGCCGGGGTGATCTCGAACAACTCGGGCTGCGGCGGCGCGGCCCTTTCGCGGCGGGCGTTCGGCGAGACTGTGGAGATAATCAATACCAGCTTCCCGCACTGGTTCTGCGGCAATTTCAAGCAGTACAACGGCCACGAGGACAAGCTGCCCGTGGATCAGCACGAGCTGATCGCCCTGGTCGCCCCGCGTCCGGTCTATGTGGCCAGCGCCACCGAGGACCGCTGGGCCGACCCGCACGGCGAGTTCCTGGCCCTGAAGGCGGCGAGTCCGGTCTACAAGCTCCTGACCGGAGACAGCCTGGCCGCGGCGGACTGGCCCGCGCCGGACAGCCCGGTGCGCGGGCGGATGGCCTACCACCTTCGCACCGGCGGGCACGATGTCACCCCGTACGACTGGGCGCAGTATATCCGCTGGGCGGATGAGTATGTGAAGGGGAAGTGA
- a CDS encoding DUF1828 domain-containing protein yields MNTETIRQDFRNRVCEQIRLEQEGEARFRVFTPFMFEDGDHLAITLKRDNASWILSDEGHTYMHLTYDIDEKDILKGTRQKIISNALSVFKVEDRDGELVLAIQEDQYGNALYSFTQALLKITDISYLLKERVRSTFMEDFRAFMTNKIPESRRVFDWHDPIHDTQGMYSVDCKINGMERPLFVFAVPGDDKARDATISMLQFEKWQLPFRSMAVFEDQECINRKVLARFSDVCDKQFSSLGTNSDRIERYLQEITK; encoded by the coding sequence ATGAATACCGAAACAATTAGACAAGATTTTCGCAATAGAGTATGCGAGCAGATTCGCCTGGAGCAGGAGGGTGAGGCTCGTTTTAGAGTATTCACTCCTTTTATGTTTGAAGACGGAGACCATCTGGCAATTACTCTCAAAAGAGATAATGCGAGTTGGATTTTGTCTGACGAAGGACATACCTATATGCACCTCACGTATGATATTGATGAGAAAGACATTCTAAAAGGAACCAGGCAAAAGATCATCAGCAATGCATTATCCGTATTTAAAGTTGAAGATCGAGATGGTGAATTAGTACTTGCCATTCAGGAAGATCAATATGGTAATGCGCTTTATTCTTTCACTCAGGCATTGTTGAAAATCACCGATATCTCCTATCTTTTAAAAGAACGCGTACGATCAACATTTATGGAAGATTTTCGTGCGTTTATGACTAATAAAATTCCGGAGAGCCGCAGAGTTTTCGATTGGCACGATCCTATACACGATACACAGGGTATGTATAGTGTAGATTGTAAAATTAATGGTATGGAGCGTCCGCTTTTTGTATTTGCCGTGCCAGGTGACGATAAAGCGCGAGATGCTACTATTTCTATGCTCCAGTTTGAAAAATGGCAACTTCCGTTTCGCAGTATGGCCGTTTTCGAGGATCAGGAATGTATCAACAGGAAGGTGCTGGCTCGTTTCAGCGATGTTTGCGATAAACAGTTTTCAAGTCTTGGAACTAACAGTGACCGTATCGAAAGATACCTGCAGGAGATAACGAAGTAA